In Nostoc sp. UHCC 0926, a single genomic region encodes these proteins:
- a CDS encoding MvdD family ATP-grasp ribosomal peptide maturase: MTVLIITHSQDNESIPLVIQAIEAQGGKAFRFDTDRFPTEITLDVYYAGSERVTLLVDDQTLDLSEVSAVWYRRIAIGSKIPDSMDRQLRQASLKESRVTIEGMIASIKGFHLDPLPNIRRAENKQLQLQIAREVGLDTPRTLTTNNSVAVKQFAQECKQGMITKMLSSFAIYDEQGREKVVFTNPISPEDLDNLDGLRFCPMTFQEKIPKALELRTIIVGKRVLTAAVDSQALEQARYDWRKQGIALLDAWESYTLPEDVEEKLLKLMAEFRLNYGAIDIILTPDGRHVFLEVNPVGEFFWLERCPGLPISQAIAQVLQN; this comes from the coding sequence GTGACTGTTTTAATCATTACTCACAGCCAAGACAACGAAAGTATTCCTCTAGTTATTCAGGCAATTGAAGCCCAAGGAGGGAAAGCATTTCGTTTTGACACAGACCGATTTCCCACAGAAATCACCTTAGATGTTTACTATGCTGGAAGTGAACGAGTTACTCTGCTCGTAGATGACCAAACGTTAGATTTGAGTGAAGTGTCAGCAGTTTGGTATCGGCGTATTGCAATTGGGTCAAAAATTCCCGATTCGATGGACAGGCAACTCAGACAAGCCTCACTGAAAGAATCTCGCGTCACCATTGAGGGAATGATTGCTAGTATTAAGGGTTTTCATCTCGACCCTCTACCAAATATTCGCCGAGCCGAAAATAAGCAACTGCAATTACAAATAGCACGAGAGGTCGGTTTAGATACGCCACGCACTCTGACTACAAACAATTCAGTGGCAGTGAAGCAATTTGCCCAAGAGTGTAAGCAGGGAATGATTACAAAGATGCTCTCTTCCTTCGCTATTTACGATGAACAAGGACGAGAAAAAGTTGTGTTTACAAATCCAATTTCACCTGAGGATCTGGACAACCTCGATGGATTACGTTTCTGCCCAATGACATTTCAAGAAAAAATCCCCAAGGCATTAGAATTGCGGACAATTATTGTCGGTAAGCGTGTGCTGACAGCTGCGGTTGATTCTCAAGCTTTGGAGCAGGCGCGTTACGATTGGCGCAAACAGGGAATTGCCTTACTCGACGCTTGGGAGTCATACACTCTACCTGAAGATGTCGAAGAGAAACTGCTCAAACTCATGGCAGAATTTCGTTTGAACTACGGAGCTATTGATATTATTTTGACTCCTGATGGTCGTCATGTATTTCTTGAGGTTAACCCAGTTGGCGAGTTTTTCTGGTTAGAACGCTGTCCTGGCTTACCGATTTCTCAGGCGATCGCACAGGTTCTACAGAATTAA
- a CDS encoding MvdC family ATP-grasp ribosomal peptide maturase has protein sequence MHVERDVILLITHSGDYFTIDRVAEAVSKRGAQPFRLNTDKFPMTVQIEANLSNSGSNHKLEYGDRSLNTEQVLAVWMRRIWQPDLGKELAPQFQAACSSESLAVLDGFWDSLRGATWVDDLQRISAAENKLRQLRIASEVGLVIPQTIVTNNPQQAREFFGEVKGKMVAKLLRPLSYGMQASSFFMYTSAVKEEDLLDAETLRYCPVVFQEQIPKQLELRAVYVNGNLFVGALDASEYAASTQDWRRGTKEALTWQPYELPDKLIRCLDAFMARFGLIFGAFDFIKTPSGEYVFLEINPTGEWGMLERDLEYPIAEAIADALLSTSPKQNALT, from the coding sequence ATGCACGTTGAGCGTGATGTGATTTTATTAATCACCCATAGTGGTGATTACTTTACAATAGATAGAGTTGCAGAAGCTGTATCAAAACGAGGTGCACAGCCATTTCGCCTTAATACTGATAAGTTTCCGATGACAGTACAAATCGAGGCGAATTTAAGTAACTCTGGCAGCAATCATAAACTGGAATATGGCGATCGCTCCCTGAACACCGAGCAAGTTCTAGCAGTATGGATGCGACGGATCTGGCAACCTGATCTAGGTAAAGAATTGGCTCCACAATTCCAAGCAGCCTGCTCTAGTGAATCACTCGCAGTCTTAGATGGCTTTTGGGACAGCCTAAGGGGAGCTACCTGGGTGGATGATTTACAACGGATCAGTGCAGCTGAAAACAAGCTACGCCAACTAAGAATTGCATCAGAAGTTGGTCTTGTCATACCTCAGACTATCGTCACCAACAATCCTCAACAAGCACGAGAGTTTTTTGGGGAAGTTAAAGGAAAAATGGTTGCCAAGCTACTCAGACCTCTTTCTTATGGGATGCAAGCCTCCTCTTTTTTCATGTATACTAGCGCCGTTAAAGAAGAAGACTTACTTGATGCTGAAACACTGCGCTATTGTCCAGTTGTGTTTCAAGAACAAATCCCCAAACAGCTAGAATTACGTGCAGTGTATGTGAATGGTAATCTCTTTGTCGGGGCGCTGGATGCGTCTGAGTATGCAGCATCCACCCAAGATTGGCGACGTGGGACAAAAGAGGCTCTCACCTGGCAACCCTATGAATTACCTGATAAACTAATCCGTTGCCTCGATGCTTTTATGGCAAGGTTTGGACTGATTTTTGGAGCATTTGACTTCATCAAAACGCCATCAGGGGAATACGTTTTTCTAGAAATTAATCCTACAGGAGAGTGGGGGATGCTGGAGAGAGATTTGGAATACCCAATTGCGGAAGCGATCGCAGATGCACTACTTTCAACAAGTCCTAAGCAAAATGCTCTTACTTAA
- a CDS encoding microviridin/marinostatin family tricyclic proteinase inhibitor, with translation MSENKPEELNSQAVPFFARFLEGQNFEDLSEQESEAISGGTCHLTTKQKDAIAQTLKYPSDQEDAVTKKAPSDSDEYFVTQKYPSDGDDHAKQIE, from the coding sequence ATGTCTGAAAATAAACCAGAAGAACTAAATTCACAAGCAGTACCCTTCTTTGCCCGATTTTTAGAAGGGCAAAACTTTGAAGACCTATCTGAGCAAGAATCAGAAGCGATTAGCGGTGGAACTTGTCATTTAACCACGAAGCAGAAAGATGCAATAGCCCAAACTCTGAAGTATCCATCTGATCAAGAAGATGCAGTAACGAAAAAGGCTCCCTCTGATAGCGATGAATACTTTGTTACTCAGAAGTACCCTTCAGACGGCGATGACCATGCCAAGCAAATAGAATAA
- a CDS encoding amidase, whose translation MSDLVFLPAHQLAQMIRDRQVSAVEVFDAYLAQISKHNSKLNAICTLDADNARTRAKLADEALARGEYWGALHGVPVTIKDIFETVGLRTTAGYIPLKNYIPQQDATVVARLRVAGAVILGKTNMAELAGDFQSTNSLFPRVNNPWNLDYTAGGSSGGSAAAVAAGLSPLDIGNDIAGSVRQPATFCGVYGLKPTDRRISTAGSIPEVPGMPLCLRQMLTIGCFGRSLEDIRLCFSLIAGADLRRPDVPPIPLDTPSGKSLQDLKIAWIDEWVEVPVAAQIRGAVQTVVQKLAQAGTHIERWLPKDFDLSTVWNLHGRMEAYINNYAQPKDGYNLRRSLELLFRTATQGDKKLRNLGNFSSFLPELLNPSLRGYFETLTERDRFIAQIDEALEAWDVWLTPVTATPAFTHRPAWSAIDIEGKSYPHAVANGAYTIPFNLSGHPAVVIPIGQTHNGLPIGMQIVGKRWREMELLAIAQQLDKVVGDFRHPLGY comes from the coding sequence ATGAGTGACTTAGTTTTCCTACCCGCTCATCAACTTGCTCAGATGATTCGCGATCGCCAAGTCTCTGCTGTTGAAGTGTTCGATGCTTACCTGGCGCAGATTTCTAAACATAACTCAAAGCTGAATGCGATTTGCACCTTAGACGCAGACAATGCTCGTACCAGAGCAAAGCTTGCTGATGAAGCCCTAGCCAGAGGTGAATACTGGGGCGCTCTGCACGGTGTCCCTGTGACGATCAAAGACATTTTTGAAACAGTAGGACTCAGGACTACAGCAGGTTACATTCCTCTCAAGAACTACATTCCTCAACAGGATGCCACGGTTGTAGCAAGGCTGCGGGTAGCAGGAGCCGTTATCCTGGGAAAAACGAACATGGCCGAACTGGCTGGTGATTTTCAAAGTACAAATTCTCTGTTTCCCCGGGTAAATAATCCCTGGAATCTTGACTATACAGCAGGTGGCAGTTCTGGAGGCAGTGCAGCTGCCGTTGCAGCCGGACTTTCACCATTAGATATAGGCAACGATATTGCTGGTTCCGTGCGCCAGCCTGCAACTTTCTGTGGTGTGTATGGTTTAAAGCCAACAGATCGCCGGATTTCCACCGCAGGTAGTATCCCTGAAGTACCGGGAATGCCGCTATGCTTGCGACAAATGTTGACTATTGGCTGTTTTGGGCGATCGCTCGAAGATATTCGCCTTTGTTTTTCACTGATCGCTGGTGCGGATCTGCGTCGCCCAGATGTGCCACCGATTCCCCTTGATACCCCATCTGGTAAGTCTTTGCAGGATCTTAAAATTGCTTGGATTGATGAATGGGTGGAGGTTCCCGTTGCTGCACAAATTCGAGGCGCAGTACAGACAGTCGTGCAAAAACTTGCTCAAGCAGGTACTCATATTGAACGCTGGCTTCCCAAAGACTTTGATCTATCGACTGTGTGGAACCTCCACGGGCGGATGGAAGCATACATCAACAACTACGCCCAACCCAAGGATGGCTATAATCTGCGACGCAGTTTAGAGTTACTCTTTCGCACGGCAACTCAAGGTGACAAGAAACTCCGAAACTTGGGAAATTTCAGCAGCTTTCTCCCAGAACTTTTGAATCCCAGCTTAAGAGGTTATTTCGAGACACTCACCGAGCGCGATCGCTTCATTGCCCAAATCGATGAAGCCTTAGAAGCATGGGATGTATGGCTCACTCCTGTGACAGCAACCCCTGCATTTACTCATCGTCCGGCTTGGAGCGCCATTGATATTGAGGGCAAATCCTATCCTCATGCGGTGGCAAACGGGGCTTACACCATACCATTTAATCTTAGTGGTCATCCGGCGGTGGTGATTCCCATAGGGCAAACTCACAATGGCTTACCGATTGGAATGCAGATTGTGGGAAAGCGATGGCGCGAGATGGAGTTGTTGGCGATCGCTCAACAACTTGACAAAGTGGTTGGTGATTTCCGCCATCCATTGGGCTATTGA
- a CDS encoding serine/threonine-protein kinase, giving the protein MNSHFLDGRYQILKVLNDGEKGKTYLVEDVNLPGSQFVVKQLRPHSSNPQTLTILRRLFASKTATLEKLGQEHKKIQKLIACFEENEKFYIVQEFIPGNPLTNEIIQGQPLSEDQVIPLLSEILEILRIVHSYGMIHQDIKPANIIRRELDKKLVLVDFAIVNEAITKSVDNLEYMPREQVNSNLKYNSDIYALGIVAIAALLGLPAKEISQLQSQKNKLTGEIVWRHKNLKINRKLAKILNRMVRFDYRQRYQYATEVLDDLKNITNVDRDQQKQHDKKLLIILAGVAGCITLGVGAWQLRSLKPVSDAQQQLYQEGVNKYDAGNYEGAVEDFNQVIELDPQNALAYNRRGDAYYRLGDYEQAQADSSQAILLNPQDANAYFDRGFAFSELNKYKEAIADYTQAIKLNSENGYAYYGRGLARAQLKDNKGAIGDFSKAIALKPQYSEAYLQRGILRRRLRQRLEAIQDFDTVIKINPSDAKAYYQRGLTQSLNKQKYAALKDYTDAISINPKYIEAYLNRGDVYSDLGDKLEATEDYNAILQIDPKFIAAYIHRGIHRFSFGDYKGAIEDYTEGLKLDPNNITAYNNRGNAYLELGNKKAANQDYSRAIAINANNALAYYNRGVIRTKQKNKQGAIADFKKAAKLFQQQGEKNSYQDAQREIAILQNKSAPAPTTRPKSGEREKI; this is encoded by the coding sequence ATGAATAGTCATTTCCTAGATGGACGTTATCAAATACTAAAAGTCCTCAATGATGGTGAAAAGGGGAAAACATATCTAGTTGAAGATGTTAATCTTCCTGGTAGCCAATTTGTAGTAAAGCAATTACGTCCGCATAGTAGCAATCCTCAAACTTTAACCATCCTGCGTCGCTTGTTTGCCAGTAAGACAGCAACTTTAGAAAAACTAGGACAGGAACACAAGAAAATTCAAAAGTTAATTGCTTGTTTTGAAGAAAATGAAAAATTCTATATAGTCCAAGAATTTATCCCCGGTAATCCTTTAACTAATGAAATTATCCAGGGGCAACCTCTGAGCGAAGACCAAGTTATTCCTCTTTTATCAGAGATATTAGAAATTTTGAGGATTGTACATAGTTATGGGATGATTCATCAGGATATTAAACCAGCAAATATTATTCGTCGTGAGTTAGATAAAAAGTTAGTTTTAGTTGATTTTGCTATTGTTAACGAAGCTATTACTAAGAGCGTTGATAATCTCGAATATATGCCTAGAGAACAAGTTAACAGCAACCTCAAATACAACAGTGATATATATGCTTTAGGTATAGTTGCGATCGCAGCACTTCTAGGTTTACCAGCAAAGGAAATATCTCAACTGCAAAGTCAGAAAAATAAGCTGACAGGTGAAATAGTTTGGCGTCACAAAAATCTAAAAATTAACAGAAAATTAGCAAAAATTCTAAATAGGATGGTGCGTTTTGACTATCGTCAGCGCTACCAGTATGCAACCGAAGTTTTAGACGATCTGAAAAATATAACAAATGTTGATCGCGATCAGCAAAAACAGCATGATAAAAAATTATTAATAATTCTAGCGGGGGTAGCTGGCTGTATCACACTTGGTGTTGGAGCATGGCAATTAAGGTCGCTAAAACCTGTAAGTGATGCTCAACAACAATTATATCAAGAAGGAGTAAATAAATATGATGCAGGAAACTATGAAGGAGCAGTTGAAGATTTCAATCAGGTTATTGAATTAGATCCGCAAAACGCTTTGGCTTATAATCGGCGAGGCGATGCTTATTATCGATTAGGAGACTATGAGCAAGCACAAGCAGACTCTAGCCAAGCCATTTTACTCAATCCTCAAGATGCTAATGCCTATTTTGATCGAGGATTTGCTTTTTCTGAATTAAACAAATACAAAGAAGCGATCGCTGACTATACCCAAGCAATTAAATTAAATTCTGAGAATGGATATGCTTACTATGGCCGGGGATTAGCCCGTGCCCAACTGAAGGATAATAAAGGCGCAATTGGAGATTTTAGCAAAGCGATCGCTCTCAAGCCTCAGTATAGCGAAGCCTACTTGCAGCGGGGGATTCTCCGCCGTCGCCTCAGACAAAGACTTGAAGCAATCCAAGATTTTGATACAGTAATTAAGATTAATCCTAGTGATGCCAAAGCTTATTATCAAAGGGGTTTAACTCAATCTCTCAACAAACAAAAATATGCAGCACTTAAAGATTATACGGATGCAATTAGCATCAATCCTAAATATATAGAGGCTTATCTTAATCGTGGTGATGTTTACAGTGATCTGGGAGATAAACTCGAAGCTACTGAAGATTACAACGCTATTTTACAGATTGATCCTAAATTTATTGCAGCTTATATTCACAGAGGTATTCACCGCTTTTCTTTCGGAGATTATAAAGGTGCTATTGAAGATTACACCGAAGGACTGAAACTAGATCCTAATAATATAACAGCTTACAATAACCGTGGTAATGCTTATCTCGAACTAGGAAATAAAAAAGCTGCAAATCAGGATTATTCACGAGCGATCGCCATTAATGCTAACAATGCCTTAGCCTACTATAACCGGGGTGTGATTCGCACTAAGCAGAAAAATAAACAGGGAGCGATCGCAGATTTCAAAAAAGCTGCAAAACTATTCCAACAGCAAGGAGAAAAAAATAGTTATCAAGATGCACAGAGAGAAATTGCAATTCTACAAAATAAGTCGGCACCAGCACCAACTACTCGCCCTAAATCTGGGGAAAGAGAAAAAATATGA